Proteins encoded together in one Gigantopelta aegis isolate Gae_Host chromosome 8, Gae_host_genome, whole genome shotgun sequence window:
- the LOC121379451 gene encoding ras-related protein Rab-37-like isoform X2, translating into MGKDKLPQTPSNSTGTSTNGYSIQRQGSQKLTTSNGLYDVCCKVMLIGDSGVGKTCLLVRFKDGTFLSGSFISTVGIDFRNKVVDVEGTKVKLQIWDTAGQERFRSITRAYYRDANALLLLYDVTSKASFDNIRAWLAEINEYAQEDVVIMLLGNKADLGDRVIRAEDGERLAKEYNVAFMETSAKTGLNVELAFMAVAKDLKMKKIRRPNEPRFNVADYVEQEKKTNGCCS; encoded by the exons ATGGGGAAGGACAAATTACCACAAACTCCGAGTAATTCCACTGGGACAAGTACAAACGGCTATTCAATTCAAAGACAGGGCTCCCAGAAGCTGACCACGTCAAATGGACTGTATGACGTTTGTTGTAAG GTGATGTTGATCGGCGACAGTGGCGTCGGCAAGACGTGTCTTCTCGTCCGCTTCAAGGATGGAACCTTTCTGTCGGGAAGCTTCATATCCACTGTCGGTATTGACTTCCGG aataAAGTGGTTGATGTTGAAGGAACTAAAGTCAAGTTGCAG ATCTGGGATACAGCAGGCCAGGAGCGTTTCCGCAGCATTACACGAGCATACTATCGTGATGCTAATG caCTCTTGTTGCTCTATGACGTGACCAGTAAAGCTAGCTTTGACAACATCAGG GCCTGGCTTGCTGAAATTAATGAATATGCACAAGAAGATGTTGTGATAATGTTGCTAGGCAACAAAGCTGATCTTGGTGACAGAGTAATTCGAGCCGAAGATGGTGAAAGATTAGCCAAG GAATATAATGTTGCATTTATGGAGACCAGTGCCAAGACAGGGCTGAATGTGGAACTGGCTTTCATGGCTGTTGCTAA GGATTTAAAGATGAAGAAGATACGTCGTCCAAACGAGCCACGGTTTAACGTCGCCGATTACGTAGAGCAAGAAAAAAAGACGAACGGCTGCTGTAGTTAG
- the LOC121379451 gene encoding ras-related protein Rab-37-like isoform X1, with protein MGKDKLPQTPSNSTGTSTNGYSIQRQGSQKLTTSNGLYDVCCKVMLIGDSGVGKTCLLVRFKDGTFLSGSFISTVGIDFRNKVVDVEGTKVKLQIWDTAGQERFRSITHAYYRDAHALLLLYDVTSKASFDNIRAWLAEINEYAQEDVVIMLLGNKADLGDRVIRAEDGERLAKEYNVAFMETSAKTGLNVELAFMAVAKDLKMKKIRRPNEPRFNVADYVEQEKKTNGCCS; from the exons ATGGGGAAGGACAAATTACCACAAACTCCGAGTAATTCCACTGGGACAAGTACAAACGGCTATTCAATTCAAAGACAGGGCTCCCAGAAGCTGACCACGTCAAATGGACTGTATGACGTTTGTTGTAAG GTGATGTTGATCGGCGACAGTGGCGTCGGCAAGACGTGTCTTCTCGTCCGCTTCAAGGATGGAACCTTTCTGTCGGGAAGCTTCATATCCACTGTCGGTATTGACTTCCGG aataAAGTGGTTGATGTTGAAGGAACTAAAGTCAAGTTGCAG ATTTGGGACACGGCAGGCCAGGAGCGATTCCGGAGTATAACCCACGCATACTACAGAGATGCTCATG caCTCTTGTTGCTCTATGACGTGACCAGTAAAGCTAGCTTTGACAACATCAGG GCCTGGCTTGCTGAAATTAATGAATATGCACAAGAAGATGTTGTGATAATGTTGCTAGGCAACAAAGCTGATCTTGGTGACAGAGTAATTCGAGCCGAAGATGGTGAAAGATTAGCCAAG GAATATAATGTTGCATTTATGGAGACCAGTGCCAAGACAGGGCTGAATGTGGAACTGGCTTTCATGGCTGTTGCTAA GGATTTAAAGATGAAGAAGATACGTCGTCCAAACGAGCCACGGTTTAACGTCGCCGATTACGTAGAGCAAGAAAAAAAGACGAACGGCTGCTGTAGTTAG